A region from the Aegilops tauschii subsp. strangulata cultivar AL8/78 chromosome 5, Aet v6.0, whole genome shotgun sequence genome encodes:
- the LOC109751858 gene encoding cycloartenol synthase, with protein sequence MWRLKIAEGSGNPLLRTTNGHVGRQVWEFDPAADDPDEVAAVDAARRDFTSRRHQMKNSSDLLMRMQLSKSNNLKMNLPPIKLEQHGYHTEEDDVLISLRRAINRCSTLQAHDGHWPGDYAGTLFLLPSLIVALHVTGALTTVLTSEHQKEIRRYLYNHQNEDGGWGLHIEGTSTMFCTVMNYVALRLLGEGLDSCGAMLQARSWILDHGGATLTPSWGKFFLSVLGVYDWSGNNPLPPELWMMPYFLPIHPGRMWCNCRLVYLPMSYLYGKRFVGATTSIVLDLRKELYNVPYNEIDWDKARNGCAKEDLYYPHSPLQNIVWATLKKIGEPVLMHWPGSNLRKKALDIVMKHIKYEDETTQYICIAPLNKMLNMICCWVEDPKSEAFKLHIERVYDFLWVAEDGMKMKSYNGSQLWDTALTVQAIFATGLTKEFGHTIKVAHDYIKHSQIRADCPGDQSKWYRHLSKGGWTHSTADQGWPVSDCTAEAFKVLLLLTKVPELVDEPIETSRLDDAVNILLSLMNDDGSFGAYELTRSYEWLELLNPSESFGGIMIEYPYVECTSSVIQGLVLFREMYPKHSRLEEIDSCIQKAADYIESIQWSDGSWYGCWAICFTYGTWFGVRGLVAAGRTYVNSLAIRKACEFLLSKELLPSGGWGESYLSSQDKVYTNLEGNRAHAVNTSWAMLALIDAGQGQRDPACLHRAAKILMNFQSEDGEFPQQDIIGATNHNLMLTYAQFRNIFPIWALGEYYQRVLPVA encoded by the exons ATGTGGAGGCTAAAGATCGCGGAGGGCAGCGGCAACCCACTGCTGCGCACCACCAACGGCCACGTCGGCCGGCAGGTATGGGAGTTCGATCCTGCCGCGGATGACCCCGACGAGGTCGCCGCCGTTGATGCCGCCCGCCGCGACTTCACCAGCCGCCGGCACCAGATGAAGAACAGCTCCGACCTCCTCATGCGCATGCAG CTCTCTAAGTCAAACAATCTCAAGATGAACCTTCCTCCCATCAAGCTGGAACAACATGGGTATCACACAGAAGAAGACGATGTCTTGATATCTTTGAGGAGGGCAATCAACCGATGTTCCACTCTCCAGGCACATGATGGCCATTGGCCGGGGGATTACGCTGGCACTTTATTTCTCTTGCCCAGCTTG ATTGTAGCACTGCATGTGACTGGAGCACTAACTACTGTGTTGACATCTGAACATCAGAAAGAGATTCGGCGGTATCTCTACAATCATCAG AATGAAGACGGGGGTTGGGGACTGCATATCGAGGGAACAAGCACAATGTTCTGTACTGTCATGAACTATGTTGCTTTGAGATTGCTTGGGGAGGGGCTGGATTCATGCGGAGCCATGCTACAAGCTCGGAGTTGGATCTTGGATCATGGAGGAGCAACTTTAACACCATCGTGGGGAAAATTCTTtctttcg GTCCTTGGGGTATATGACTGGTCCGGGAACAACCCATTGCCACCAGAACTATGGATGATGCCTTATTTCTTGCCTATTCATCCAG GGCGCATGTGGTGTAATTGTCGGTTGGTATATTTGCCCATGTCATACCTATACGGGAAGAGGTTTGTGGGTGCTACTACATCAATTGTACTAGACTTGAGGAAAGAGCTCTACAATGTCCCGTATAATGAGATTGACTGGGACAAGGCTCGCAATGGGTGTGCAAAG GAAGATCTCTATTATCCCCATTCACCACTACAGAATATTGTATGGGCCACTCTCAAGAAAATTGGTGAACCGGTTCTTATGCACTGGCCTGGCAGCAATTTGCGAAAGAAAGCTCTGGACATTGTCATGAAACATATAAAGTATGAGGATGAAACAACTCAATATATATGCATTGCTCCTCTCAATAAG ATGTTGAATATGATTTGTTGCTGGGTAGAAGATCCAAAGTCAGAGGCATTCAAACTCCATATTGAAAGAGTATATGATTTCTTATGGGTTGCAGAAGACGGCATGAAGATGAAG TCTTACAATGGCAGCCAGCTATGGGATACAGCTTTGACAGTTCAGGCTATATTTGCTACCGGCCTCACAAAAGAGTTTGGCCATACAATTAAAGTCGCTCATGACTATATCAAACATTCCCAG ATTCGTGCGGACTGCCCTGGAGACCAAAGCAAGTGGTATCGCCATCTATCAAAAGGTGGATGGACACATTCAACTGCTGACCAAGGGTGGCCTGTATCAGATTGTACTGCAGAAGCATTTAAG GTTTTGTTGTTGTTAACTAAGGTTCCTGAACTGGTTGATGAGCCTATAGAAACAAGCAGACTTGATGATGCAGTCAACATTCTACTGTCTTTGATG AATGACGATGGCAGTTTTGGTGCATATGAGCTAACAAGATCTTATGAATGGCTTGAG TTGTTGAATCCTTCTGAGAGCTTTGGCGGCATAATGATCGAGTATCC GTATGTTGAGTGTACATCATCAGTAATTCAGGGTCTGGTGTTATTTAGAGAAATGTACCCCAAACACAGTCGCTTGGAAGAGATAGACAGTTGTATCCAAAAGGCTGCAGACTACATTGAGAGCATCCAATGGAGTGATGGATCATG GTATGGTTGTTGGGCTATCTGTTTCACATATGGTACTTGGTTTGGGGTGAGAGGATTGGTTGCTGCAGGGAGGACGTATGTAAATAGCCTAGCAATCAGAAAAGCGTGTGAATTTCTTTTGTCCAAGGAGCTTCTCCCATCTGGAGGGTGGGGAGAAAGTTACCTTTCCAGTCAAGACAAG GTTTACACCAATCTTGAAGGAAACAGGGCTCATGCAGTTAACACTAGTTGGGCCATGTTGGCCCTAATTGATGCCGGGCAG GGTCAAAGAGATCCTGCATGTCTACATAGAGCAGCCAAGATTCTGATGAACTTCCAATCAGAGGATGGAGAGTTCCCTCAGCAA GACATTATTGGAGCTACCAACCACAACCTTATGCTCACTTATGCCCAGTTCAGGAACATATTCCCTATCTGGGCTCTTGGAGAGTACTACCAGAGAGTGCTTCCGGTAGCTTAA